In Prochlorococcus marinus XMU1404, the sequence TTTATTATTTATAAGGATTTTATTTATTTTGTTGATTATCAAATCTGTAGGATCAAAAAACATTAAACGAAGTTCCTTTAAGTCAAACATTTATATTTAAACTTTCATTTTAGCAAGTAACTTTTTCCCTTGGGCTTCATATCGATATTTTCACAACAATAAAGTATTTTCACAATTAACATTTAATGTTAAAAATGAATAGATGATTTGAAATTTTGAAGGATTCACCTAAATATCTATTTCTTGCAAGTGGAGTAAAGAACGGTGAAGGTTTTTGGATTGTGGGAGTCAAAAATTGTAATGAAAATATTCTTGAGGATAAAAAACTTTTAGATTGCCATAGAAAAGAATTAATAGGAAATGAATCAGCTAAAGAAATCCTACTCGCTATTAATTTAAACATAAATAATTTATTCAATGAAATAAGAAATAAAAACCATCAAATTGAAAGGCCTTCTATTGGAATTTCTTTTGATATCCCACTTGATCTACTGGAAAATATTTTTGATTTTTGGTTAGAGGTATACAAAAATAAAGAAGCCTGGGAAACTTGTTTTGGTCTTCTTAAAGTTAGACAAAGAATTTCCCTAACGAACCTAATTAAAAGCGAGAGCTTAAAAGGCAACTCAAGAAAATGGGCTATAAAAGTAGAAAATCTACATACATATGAACCAAATTTATTCAACTTTGAAAAGCCAAATAAACCAATGTGGAAATAACTATATGTTTAATTATTCAATATTTCAAAATATTTACTTCGAAGGATATTTAAGTAAAAATAAAAATTATTTATGAATTTAAAATGAATAAGCCATATTCTTTTAATAACGATCAAATGAATGGGATTGTGGAGGATACTTATGCCAACATAATAAGAGAATGTGAAATTTTAAAGAAAAATACTAATTGCCCTAATGAGCAGGTAGTAGCACTTTTAAGTGTAATCGCCTCAAATTACGCAACTAAAGCTGATAAAAGCAATAATTAAGATGATAAGTTATTTTACATGGAGCGATTTTGACGAGAGCGTGGAACACATAGCAAATAAATGCAAATTATTAGAGTTTTCTGGCATCTATGGAGTTCCTCGTGGTGGTTTATGCCTTGCTGTTGCATTAAGCCACAAATTAAAAATAAATTTGATTTCAGAACCAATAAAGAATTCACTAATAGTAGATGATATCTACGAAACTGGTATCACATTAAACACCTTGAAAGATATTGAAGGAGCTACGTTTTTTGTATTGTTTAGTAAAGTTCAACCTAAATGGTGGAATACTGTACATATATCAGAAAAAAAAGAATGGATAGTTTTTCCATGGGAAAACATTTTAAATATAAAAAATGACCGCAATGATTACACTAAAAAAAGAGGTTTGATTTGAAAAAGAAATTATATTTTGCAAATCCATATGGGTTTTCAAAACAAACCAAAAAACTTTTATATGAATTTATTAATATTTTTAATAAATTAAATATAGAAGTTTATGAACCTTTTGAGAGAACGAAAAACATAATAAAAAAAGAAAATGAATGGGCGTATGACCTAGCAAGAAGTAATTTCCATGACTTAAAAGAATGTGATGGCATTTTTGCAATTGTTAATGGGACTCCTCCAGATGAAGGTGTAATGATTGAATTAGGCATTGCGATTGCTCTAAAAAAGGAAATCTTTTTATTCAGGGATGATTTTAGAAATTGTTCTGATAACAATCAATACCCATTAAATCTAATGTTATTTATAGGGCTTCCTAGGGATAACTGGGAAAAATATTTTTTTGAATCTTTAGAAGAGATAAAAAGTAATAAAAAAGGATTTGTTGAATGGGCAAAAAAACCAAATTAACCAAAACCTTTAAGTTGAAGTTTTTAATTTAAAATACTCTAATAAGATGTTAGAATGAATTTTATTTAAAAAATTTTGACACAAGTTACAGTTGGAGAAAATGAGGGTATTGAATCCGCCCTTAGAAGATTTAAAAGACAGGTATCTAAATCTGGAATATTTGCAGATTTAAAAAGACTTAGGCATCACGAAACACCTGTTGAAAAATATAAAAGAAAACTGCAACAAAGAAGAAAAGCAAGAAGAAGATAGTTCTAACTATATTTATAAAGAAATAACGACTTTTAATTATTCATAATATATTTAAAAAATAAAACTTAGATTATTTAAGTTTTTTTAGCTTTTTAACAAGATTTATTCCTACTCCTGTAACAGCAAGAAGGTCTTTTTCATCTGCAGCTATAACTGCTTTAGTTGTTTTAAATCCAGCTTCATACAAAGCTTTAGCACTTTTTTCACCAACGCCAGGAAGTTTAGTTAAAGTTTCAATATTTTTTTTTGAATTAACTTTTTTTGCTTTAGTTTTTGTTTTTGAAGCTTTTGAAGACTTAGTTGTTTTTTTCTCGCTCTTTAAAGGAGTTTCAGAAGATACTGAACTTTTAAATAGAATCGATTTTAGTTTACTTAAAAATTTAGAAATCATTGCAAAATATATGAGTAATAAAATTAGATCTTCAATTTACATATATTATTAAGTTCCTAGGGAAATCAATAACAGAACTATAGATAAATTGAATGAAATTAATTTATTTACATTTATATAAAGACACATATTTAATATTTATGCAAGCTTATAAGCCATTGCAAGGTTTTTTACGTTCCTCTAAAAATTTTAAGAAAATAAAAATAAATTTACTTTCCAAGATTCCAAGAAATTACTAAAAGTAAACTTAGAATATTAATAGAGCGCGTAACACAGAAAATGAAGCTCATATTTATAAGTGGTCCTTCAGGTAGCGGTAAAACAACCTTATCAAAAGAAATACAAGTAAAAATTAAAAATGGTCTTGTTTTAAGTACAGACAACTACTATAAAACAGGCCTAATAAGTAAATTATTCTCGAAATTAATAAAAGGTTATTTTGATAGAAGTATTAGTTTTGATTACGAACTATTTAAAAAAGATTTTAATTACATTATTGAGAATGGAAATTCATTAAATGAGCGTTCTTATAATTTTCAGAAAAAAACAATAAGTAATTCCTTAAAAGAAACAAATAATATTAATTTCTTAATTATTGAAGGTATTTTTGCTAGAGAATTCTCAAGCACATTAAGTAATCAAAATTATATTTTTTTAGAATTAAATATCAATAAAAATGAGTGTATGAAAAGAGTTAGCCAAAGGGATTTTGAAGAAAGGGGAAAGGCCAAGAATCAAGCTAAAAATGATTTCCTAAAATCATGGGATATTTATTACAAGAAATTCAAAAATAAAAGTATGAAAAAAAATATAAAAAAATTCATTATTACAAAAAACACTGATTTTGATAACATACTAAAAAAAATATTTAGTTAAGTCTTAAGTTTTTCAACTAATAATAAAGCACTTAAAATTGAGCCTTCAATCCTACCAAATCCTTCGCCTTCAAACCAATCTCCACAAAATCCAATTCTATGTTTTCTACTAAATTGGAAAGATAATGGTACAGCACGTCCAGAAGGTTGTGATGCTCTCCATTTCATAATTGAGATTTTTTCATTGCAAGTTAATTGATTTATAGAAGAATTACCCTCGAATAATTTATTGAAATTTGCAAATATTTTTTGTTTAAATAAATCCTCATCTTTTTCATTTATATAAGAATTAATAAAATCTATATTTTTTGAATGTACTACAATACCCAATTTCTTGTTATCTTGAAGCTGAAAAATAACTCTTTCAAATTTATATTTTTTTTCAAGATTTTTTTTTAAATAAAAATACCTATTTTTTTTAGAATAAA encodes:
- a CDS encoding phosphoribosyltransferase: MISYFTWSDFDESVEHIANKCKLLEFSGIYGVPRGGLCLAVALSHKLKINLISEPIKNSLIVDDIYETGITLNTLKDIEGATFFVLFSKVQPKWWNTVHISEKKEWIVFPWENILNIKNDRNDYTKKRGLI
- the rpsU gene encoding 30S ribosomal protein S21, which translates into the protein MTQVTVGENEGIESALRRFKRQVSKSGIFADLKRLRHHETPVEKYKRKLQQRRKARRR
- a CDS encoding uridine kinase family protein — translated: MKLIFISGPSGSGKTTLSKEIQVKIKNGLVLSTDNYYKTGLISKLFSKLIKGYFDRSISFDYELFKKDFNYIIENGNSLNERSYNFQKKTISNSLKETNNINFLIIEGIFAREFSSTLSNQNYIFLELNINKNECMKRVSQRDFEERGKAKNQAKNDFLKSWDIYYKKFKNKSMKKNIKKFIITKNTDFDNILKKIFS
- a CDS encoding helix-hairpin-helix domain-containing protein; translated protein: MISKFLSKLKSILFKSSVSSETPLKSEKKTTKSSKASKTKTKAKKVNSKKNIETLTKLPGVGEKSAKALYEAGFKTTKAVIAADEKDLLAVTGVGINLVKKLKKLK
- a CDS encoding nucleoside 2-deoxyribosyltransferase, producing MKKKLYFANPYGFSKQTKKLLYEFINIFNKLNIEVYEPFERTKNIIKKENEWAYDLARSNFHDLKECDGIFAIVNGTPPDEGVMIELGIAIALKKEIFLFRDDFRNCSDNNQYPLNLMLFIGLPRDNWEKYFFESLEEIKSNKKGFVEWAKKPN
- a CDS encoding josephin — translated: MKDSPKYLFLASGVKNGEGFWIVGVKNCNENILEDKKLLDCHRKELIGNESAKEILLAINLNINNLFNEIRNKNHQIERPSIGISFDIPLDLLENIFDFWLEVYKNKEAWETCFGLLKVRQRISLTNLIKSESLKGNSRKWAIKVENLHTYEPNLFNFEKPNKPMWK